The proteins below are encoded in one region of Aeromonas jandaei:
- a CDS encoding TIGR02808 family protein yields the protein MSLLEHTIWTVLGYGAMPFIFLSGFVAVAVTCCALLNAFGVQSAEK from the coding sequence ATGAGTCTTCTTGAACACACCATCTGGACTGTGCTGGGATACGGGGCCATGCCCTTTATCTTTCTGAGCGGATTCGTAGCCGTGGCAGTCACCTGCTGTGCGCTGCTCAATGCGTTCGGAGTCCAGTCCGCCGAGAAGTGA
- a CDS encoding YaeQ family protein, with translation MALKATVFKAQISLSDMDRNLYQDFSLTLARHPSETDERMMIRLAAFAWHAAERLEFTKGLSADDEPELWRKNYSDEIELWIELGQPDEKRLKKACNRAREVVLYLYGGRGTSVWWKQNQGKLGLHDNLSIIELSESQTLPLTEMVERTMQLTCTISEGQLWISNGSKEVTLDPQLLMGKPAREL, from the coding sequence ATGGCTCTCAAGGCAACCGTATTCAAGGCCCAGATCAGCTTGTCTGATATGGATCGCAACCTCTATCAGGATTTCTCCCTCACGCTGGCGCGCCACCCCTCTGAAACCGACGAACGAATGATGATCCGGTTGGCGGCCTTTGCCTGGCACGCCGCCGAGCGGCTGGAGTTCACCAAGGGACTCAGCGCCGATGACGAGCCCGAGCTCTGGCGCAAGAACTACTCGGACGAGATCGAGCTCTGGATTGAGCTGGGTCAGCCCGACGAGAAGCGGCTGAAAAAGGCCTGCAACCGCGCCCGCGAAGTGGTGCTCTATCTCTATGGCGGCCGCGGCACCAGCGTCTGGTGGAAGCAGAATCAGGGCAAACTTGGCCTGCACGACAACCTCAGCATCATCGAGCTCTCCGAGAGCCAGACCTTGCCGCTCACCGAGATGGTGGAGCGCACCATGCAGCTCACCTGCACCATCTCGGAAGGACAGCTCTGGATCAGTAACGGCAGCAAAGAGGTAACCCTCGATCCGCAGCTGTTGATGGGCAAGCCTGCCCGAGAACTGTAA
- a CDS encoding AEC family transporter produces the protein MLGALLNIVIPVFAVVGLGALYGRLRPEAALGYVNRANIELFTPALVFSALVKYPLALGEHLPLIAAGALVILLPGLLLTLLRLKGIERAALILPAMFRNTGNLGIPLMVLAFGEQQLGAIVILFVLSNLLHFSVGMFILSANTSRWLWLRSPVLWAALAGLLVANLHIALPEYVVTTASLVGQISVPLMLFALGIRLTEGELDHLGLALKCNLLYLLAGGLSLLLAIWLLPLKGEWIPLLMLSVSLPPAVLNYMLCEQYHCQPEKVASIVLGGNALSVVVIPLSVWLALHLPT, from the coding sequence GTGCTCGGCGCCCTGCTCAATATCGTCATCCCCGTGTTTGCTGTGGTCGGGCTTGGCGCTCTTTATGGCCGATTGCGGCCAGAGGCGGCGCTCGGTTATGTCAATCGTGCCAATATCGAGCTGTTTACCCCGGCGCTGGTTTTCTCCGCCCTGGTCAAGTATCCGCTGGCGCTGGGGGAGCATCTGCCGCTCATCGCGGCCGGCGCGCTGGTGATCCTGCTGCCCGGTCTGCTGCTCACGCTACTCAGGCTCAAGGGGATTGAACGGGCGGCGCTCATTTTGCCCGCTATGTTCCGCAATACCGGCAACCTCGGCATTCCCCTGATGGTGCTGGCCTTTGGCGAGCAGCAACTGGGGGCCATCGTTATCCTCTTTGTGCTCTCCAACCTGCTGCACTTCTCGGTCGGCATGTTTATCCTCTCGGCCAACACCTCCCGCTGGCTCTGGCTGCGCAGCCCTGTGCTCTGGGCCGCGCTGGCCGGATTGCTGGTGGCCAATCTGCATATTGCGCTGCCGGAATATGTGGTGACCACCGCCTCGCTGGTCGGGCAGATCTCGGTGCCGCTGATGCTTTTTGCGCTGGGCATAAGATTGACGGAAGGGGAGCTGGATCATCTGGGGCTGGCGCTCAAATGCAACCTGCTCTATTTGCTGGCGGGCGGTCTGTCTCTGCTGCTCGCGATATGGTTGTTGCCTCTCAAGGGGGAGTGGATCCCGCTCCTGATGTTGTCGGTCTCTCTGCCACCTGCGGTGCTTAATTACATGCTTTGCGAGCAGTACCACTGCCAGCCGGAGAAGGTGGCCAGTATCGTGCTCGGCGGCAATGCTCTCTCGGTGGTGGTGATCCCGCTGTCAGTGTGGCTGGCGCTGCACCTGCCGACCTGA
- a CDS encoding sigma 54-interacting transcriptional regulator: MRSVSNQCLLMQIQPTILRFAKMLASVLQLEVEIVDADMVRVAGTGPYGKFFGRQLEGDSRLLRYVIDNQREKIVTHTSDDPVCEGCSCKESCRERAFLGVPIMVDEGCIGVISLVAFSAEQQARLNNNLQDVCDYVRHISTIFVAKLLDSRGLSDGVNKVFLDLMTHMDQGCLLLDEKNQVRFANEAALHHLGCQPEQLQGREVGIRPLTFARQEISGHIQHIFTLGDRQELIIGQLHHVQGQQLFLMAFHQSHSGQVREPDPDVRIDLLIGESKPMRNLKRLLQRIAQSPSSVLICGESGTGKEVVARAVHRLSPRHDKPFIAINCAAIPEQLLESELFGYVKGSFTGASSGGKQGLIQAAHQGTLFLDEIGDMPLTMQAKLLRVLELREVTPIGASRPVPVDIRIIAATHQHLDQYIAEGKFREDLFYRINVIPLNLPPLREREGDVELLTHYFLNQHTSRIGTVYPGLTPEVMALLKGYRWPGNVRELSNLIEYLVNVSQAGEVIDSSLLPPNIIRNQEPHPVVTQTIPIVPLSAIPGEPVAAQGPMAVMPEKLQDPAPGESGLESMEKQMIEETLLRLGNKKLAAQALGIGIATLYRKIKKYDIAVQA; this comes from the coding sequence ATGAGATCCGTGAGCAACCAGTGTCTGTTGATGCAGATCCAGCCCACCATCTTGCGTTTTGCCAAGATGCTGGCGAGTGTGCTGCAACTTGAGGTCGAGATCGTCGATGCCGATATGGTGCGGGTGGCGGGCACTGGCCCCTATGGCAAGTTTTTCGGCCGCCAGTTGGAGGGTGACTCCCGCCTGCTGCGCTATGTCATCGACAATCAGCGGGAAAAGATCGTTACCCACACCAGCGATGATCCGGTCTGCGAGGGGTGCAGCTGCAAGGAGAGCTGTCGTGAGCGCGCATTCCTCGGGGTGCCCATCATGGTGGATGAGGGGTGCATCGGGGTGATCAGCCTGGTCGCCTTCAGCGCCGAGCAGCAGGCCCGTCTCAACAACAATCTGCAGGATGTGTGTGACTATGTGCGCCACATCTCCACCATCTTTGTGGCCAAGCTGCTCGACTCGCGCGGCCTGTCGGACGGGGTCAACAAGGTGTTCCTCGATCTGATGACCCACATGGATCAGGGCTGCCTGCTGCTCGACGAGAAAAATCAGGTGCGCTTTGCCAACGAAGCGGCGCTGCATCATCTGGGCTGCCAGCCGGAGCAATTGCAGGGGCGTGAGGTGGGGATCCGCCCGCTCACCTTTGCCAGGCAGGAGATCAGCGGTCATATCCAGCACATTTTCACCCTGGGCGATCGCCAGGAGTTGATCATCGGTCAGCTGCACCATGTGCAGGGGCAGCAGCTCTTCCTGATGGCTTTTCACCAGTCCCACTCCGGGCAGGTGCGCGAGCCTGACCCCGATGTGCGCATCGACCTGCTGATCGGCGAGAGCAAGCCGATGCGCAACCTCAAACGGTTGCTGCAGCGCATTGCCCAGAGCCCGTCGAGCGTGCTCATTTGTGGGGAGAGTGGTACCGGCAAGGAGGTGGTGGCCCGCGCGGTTCATCGCCTGAGCCCGCGCCATGACAAACCCTTTATCGCCATCAACTGTGCCGCCATCCCCGAGCAGCTGCTGGAGAGCGAGCTGTTTGGCTATGTGAAGGGATCCTTCACCGGTGCCTCCAGCGGTGGCAAGCAGGGGCTTATTCAGGCAGCCCATCAGGGCACCCTGTTCCTCGACGAGATCGGCGACATGCCGCTCACTATGCAGGCCAAGTTGCTGCGGGTGCTGGAGCTGCGGGAGGTGACACCCATCGGCGCCAGCCGGCCGGTGCCGGTGGATATTCGCATCATCGCTGCCACTCACCAGCATCTCGATCAGTACATTGCCGAGGGGAAGTTTCGCGAGGATCTCTTCTATCGCATCAACGTCATCCCCCTCAACCTGCCGCCGTTGCGCGAGCGGGAAGGGGATGTGGAGCTGCTGACCCACTACTTCCTCAACCAGCACACCAGCCGGATCGGCACCGTCTACCCTGGCCTGACGCCGGAGGTGATGGCGCTGCTCAAGGGGTATCGCTGGCCGGGCAACGTGCGCGAACTGAGCAACCTCATCGAATATCTGGTCAACGTCAGTCAGGCGGGTGAGGTGATCGACAGCAGCCTGCTGCCGCCCAACATCATCCGCAATCAGGAGCCCCATCCGGTGGTCACCCAGACCATCCCCATCGTGCCCCTGAGCGCCATCCCGGGCGAACCGGTGGCCGCACAAGGCCCAATGGCGGTGATGCCGGAGAAGTTGCAGGATCCCGCTCCGGGAGAGAGCGGGCTGGAGAGCATGGAGAAGCAGATGATCGAGGAGACCTTGCTGCGACTTGGCAACAAGAAGCTGGCGGCGCAGGCATTGGGTATCGGGATCGCCACCCTCTATCGCAAGATAAAGAAGTACGATATTGCCGTGCAGGCCTGA
- a CDS encoding MATE family efflux transporter translates to MQRYWSEAKQLVRLASPILVAQVAQVAMNFVDTVMAGQVSAVDLAAVSVASSFWLPVILLVQGIIMALTPIVSQLNGARKRDEVRPAVHQGFWLALIVTPLAMIALYYSPLALQLMDVEPVMAAKTTGYLHAILWGLPAFVMFQVLRNFSEGLSHTMPTMVIGFVGLAVNIPANYIFIHGHFGMPKLGGVGCGVATAIVLWAMLLAMILYVKLSRHFTEIRLFSQLARPNGSRIWRLFRLGFPIAMAIFCEVTLFAVVALMLAPFGAETVASHQIALNFSSLVFMLPLSIGVGVTIRVGHSIGEGQPHHARVAARTGLLLGVSVAALTAAFTVLLREQISSIYTDDLQVIALASTLLFFAAIYQLSDSVQVVAAAALRGYKDTQAIFYVTIVAYWGLGLPTGMILGLTDWIVPRMGPQGFWIGFIVGLTSAALMLGARLRHIYGRFATPEACTTLSRAQ, encoded by the coding sequence GTGCAACGTTATTGGTCCGAGGCGAAGCAGCTCGTCCGTCTAGCCAGCCCCATACTGGTCGCCCAAGTGGCCCAGGTCGCCATGAACTTCGTCGATACCGTGATGGCGGGTCAGGTGAGTGCGGTCGATCTGGCCGCCGTGTCGGTGGCCTCCAGCTTCTGGCTACCGGTGATCCTGCTGGTGCAGGGGATCATCATGGCGCTCACCCCCATCGTCTCCCAGCTAAACGGCGCCCGTAAGCGAGACGAGGTACGTCCCGCAGTGCATCAGGGCTTCTGGCTGGCGCTCATCGTCACCCCGCTGGCAATGATTGCGCTCTATTACAGCCCGCTGGCGCTGCAGCTCATGGATGTGGAGCCGGTGATGGCCGCCAAGACCACAGGCTACCTGCACGCCATCCTGTGGGGCCTGCCCGCCTTCGTGATGTTCCAGGTGCTGCGCAACTTCAGTGAAGGGCTCTCCCACACCATGCCCACCATGGTGATCGGCTTTGTCGGGCTGGCGGTCAATATCCCCGCCAACTACATCTTCATCCACGGTCACTTCGGCATGCCCAAGCTCGGCGGGGTCGGCTGTGGCGTCGCTACCGCCATCGTGCTGTGGGCCATGCTGCTGGCGATGATCCTCTACGTGAAGCTCTCCCGTCACTTCACCGAGATCCGTCTCTTCTCCCAACTGGCTCGCCCCAACGGCAGCCGGATCTGGCGGCTGTTTCGCTTGGGCTTCCCCATCGCCATGGCCATCTTCTGCGAGGTGACCCTGTTTGCCGTAGTGGCCCTGATGCTGGCCCCCTTCGGTGCCGAGACGGTGGCGAGCCACCAGATTGCGCTGAACTTCTCCAGCCTGGTCTTTATGCTGCCCCTCTCCATCGGGGTGGGTGTCACCATCCGGGTCGGTCACAGCATCGGCGAAGGTCAGCCGCATCACGCCCGGGTGGCAGCCCGCACAGGCCTGCTGCTGGGGGTCAGTGTCGCGGCACTTACCGCTGCATTTACTGTGCTGCTACGGGAGCAGATCTCCTCCATCTATACCGATGATCTGCAGGTGATCGCCCTTGCGTCCACCTTGCTGTTCTTCGCTGCCATCTATCAACTCTCCGACTCGGTGCAGGTGGTCGCGGCGGCTGCGCTGCGCGGTTACAAGGATACCCAGGCGATCTTCTACGTCACCATCGTTGCTTACTGGGGCCTGGGGCTGCCGACCGGCATGATCCTGGGTCTCACCGACTGGATAGTACCGCGGATGGGGCCACAGGGCTTCTGGATTGGCTTTATCGTCGGTCTCACCAGTGCCGCGCTGATGCTGGGGGCTCGCCTGCGCCATATCTATGGCCGCTTCGCGACGCCGGAGGCGTGCACCACCCTGTCGCGGGCCCAGTAA
- a CDS encoding YaeP family protein, producing MMVYECCEAIRIAYNQIGSGEQGYVPKAIAATIRALNAVAADERVPAELREQAAYAAANLLISDHEDA from the coding sequence ATGATGGTTTATGAGTGCTGTGAAGCGATCCGTATCGCCTATAACCAGATTGGCTCCGGCGAGCAGGGCTATGTGCCCAAGGCCATCGCCGCCACTATCCGCGCCCTCAACGCGGTCGCCGCCGATGAGCGGGTGCCCGCCGAACTGCGTGAACAGGCCGCCTATGCGGCAGCCAACCTGCTGATCAGCGATCACGAAGACGCCTGA
- a CDS encoding DMT family transporter, translating to MLLSSRNSLAIFLTLFALLALTLKDGADKYLVLHGYSVMEMVWFRFFVPFLGLLLLLPRRTVSALLAVDRWLLLRSLLFLVCALVSVIALAHVPLNVYTIICQLGSLAFVVAGVIFFRERLTRAKVAAVLLGLFGVLVVTHPDGGDANLYYLLPLVIVLANTGYNLITKLVDPRLTTLDILIVTCFMLGMVAMVTLCWQPALWRFPALADWPYLLALPVVTLLSQYCLIKAMQYAQASTLAPFFYFQIFFSTLCGYLMFGEMPTLSSMAGCLLIVLAGIVVIYSQRRASLQALSEAPEQV from the coding sequence ATGCTGCTCTCTTCGCGCAATTCACTGGCGATCTTCCTGACGCTGTTTGCTCTTCTCGCCCTGACGCTCAAGGATGGCGCGGACAAATATCTGGTACTCCATGGCTACTCCGTGATGGAGATGGTCTGGTTTCGCTTCTTTGTTCCTTTCCTCGGTCTGCTGCTGTTGTTGCCAAGGCGCACCGTGTCGGCGCTGCTGGCGGTGGATCGCTGGCTATTGCTGCGCTCGCTGCTGTTTCTGGTCTGTGCGCTGGTCTCGGTGATTGCGCTGGCCCATGTGCCGCTCAACGTCTACACCATCATCTGCCAGCTCGGTTCGCTGGCCTTTGTGGTGGCCGGTGTCATCTTTTTCAGGGAGCGTCTGACCCGGGCCAAGGTAGCGGCCGTGTTGCTGGGGCTGTTTGGCGTGCTGGTGGTGACCCATCCCGACGGGGGGGACGCGAACCTCTACTACCTGCTGCCACTGGTCATTGTGCTGGCCAACACCGGCTACAACCTCATCACCAAGCTGGTGGATCCACGCCTGACCACCCTCGATATCCTGATCGTCACCTGCTTCATGCTGGGGATGGTGGCAATGGTGACGCTCTGCTGGCAGCCCGCGCTGTGGCGCTTTCCGGCGCTTGCCGACTGGCCCTATCTGCTGGCGCTGCCGGTGGTGACCCTGCTCTCCCAATACTGTCTCATCAAGGCGATGCAGTATGCGCAGGCCTCTACTCTGGCACCCTTCTTCTATTTCCAGATCTTTTTTTCTACCCTCTGCGGCTATCTGATGTTTGGTGAAATGCCGACCCTCAGTAGTATGGCGGGGTGTCTGCTCATCGTGCTGGCTGGCATAGTGGTCATCTATTCCCAGCGCCGGGCTAGCCTGCAGGCCCTGTCAGAGGCGCCGGAGCAGGTGTGA
- a CDS encoding riboflavin synthase yields MFTGIVQGVAELVAIEESASFRTHVIRMPSREWGEGLALGASVAHNGCCLTVTRIAGDLVSFDLMQETLRLTNLGKLQVGDKVNVERAARFGDEIGGHAMSGHIIGMAEVTSVIDTPNNRQVWYRLAPELMKYVLTKGYIGIDGISLTIGEVREREFCVHLIPETLARTNLGWVRAGWPTNIEIDPQTQAIVDTVERVLASRMA; encoded by the coding sequence ATGTTTACCGGAATTGTGCAAGGTGTGGCCGAGCTGGTCGCCATCGAAGAGAGTGCTTCATTTCGTACCCACGTGATCCGCATGCCCAGCCGGGAGTGGGGGGAAGGGCTGGCTCTTGGTGCCTCGGTCGCCCACAACGGCTGCTGTCTCACCGTGACCCGGATTGCAGGGGATCTGGTCAGCTTCGATCTGATGCAGGAGACCCTGCGCCTCACCAACCTCGGCAAGCTGCAGGTGGGGGACAAGGTCAACGTGGAGCGGGCCGCCCGTTTTGGGGACGAGATCGGCGGTCACGCCATGTCCGGCCACATTATCGGGATGGCGGAAGTGACCTCGGTGATCGACACCCCCAACAACCGTCAGGTGTGGTATCGCCTCGCCCCCGAGCTGATGAAATATGTGCTGACCAAGGGGTATATCGGCATCGACGGCATCAGCCTGACCATCGGCGAGGTGCGCGAGCGGGAGTTCTGCGTCCATCTGATCCCCGAGACGCTGGCTCGCACCAACCTCGGCTGGGTGCGCGCCGGCTGGCCGACCAATATCGAGATCGATCCCCAGACCCAGGCCATCGTCGATACGGTGGAACGGGTGTTGGCCAGCCGAATGGCCTGA
- a CDS encoding VOC family protein: MKPGLNYTFHHFGIPSAEPLPHGIHSEKVGMYTEDNPGRFRVQWHYFNDDSPLHELLRTVPHVAFKVDDLAAAIEGEEVILEPYEPIDDYRVAVINDAGVPIELIQTDLDDETLWARAKSRQGSIYR, translated from the coding sequence ATGAAACCGGGCCTGAACTATACCTTTCACCACTTCGGCATCCCCAGCGCCGAGCCCTTGCCCCATGGCATCCACAGCGAAAAGGTGGGGATGTATACCGAGGATAACCCGGGGCGGTTTCGGGTTCAGTGGCACTACTTTAACGACGATTCGCCGCTGCACGAGCTGCTGAGAACCGTGCCTCACGTCGCCTTCAAGGTGGATGATCTTGCGGCAGCCATCGAGGGGGAAGAGGTGATCCTGGAGCCCTACGAGCCGATCGACGATTATCGGGTGGCGGTGATCAATGATGCCGGGGTGCCCATCGAGCTGATCCAGACCGATCTCGATGACGAGACGCTCTGGGCCAGAGCGAAATCGCGGCAGGGCAGCATCTACCGGTGA
- a CDS encoding CPXCG motif-containing cysteine-rich protein: protein MIEYTSKRIVCPHCGHHTRVELDASQGDQEFYEDCMACCNPIHLRLHRDEERDRLQLFVDADDEQMF, encoded by the coding sequence ATGATCGAGTACACCAGCAAGCGCATCGTCTGCCCCCACTGCGGCCACCATACCCGGGTCGAGCTGGATGCCAGTCAGGGGGATCAGGAGTTCTACGAAGATTGCATGGCCTGCTGCAATCCGATCCACCTGCGGTTGCATCGGGATGAGGAGCGCGACCGTCTGCAACTCTTCGTGGATGCTGACGACGAGCAGATGTTTTAA
- the hxpB gene encoding hexitol phosphatase HxpB: MLAAVIFDMDGVLIDSEPFWQRAQIAVFSELGHPHTVEDCESTIGVRIDQLVAHWYRLRPWSGPSQDEVVQRILDRVNALILSEGQAKAGVLEALDLIEARGLKVGLATSSPFAMVEAVLGKLGIRDRFMAVHSAEVERFGKPHPDVYIHAAEKLGVEPVHCLAIEDSFTGLLAAKAASMKALIVPDPALVGDPRLAIANYQLSSLAELNADTLASWVK; this comes from the coding sequence ATGTTAGCTGCCGTGATCTTCGATATGGATGGTGTTCTGATCGACTCGGAACCCTTTTGGCAACGGGCCCAGATCGCCGTGTTCTCCGAACTGGGTCACCCCCACACCGTCGAGGATTGTGAGTCGACCATCGGTGTGCGCATCGATCAGCTGGTCGCCCACTGGTATCGCCTGCGCCCGTGGAGCGGCCCGAGCCAGGACGAGGTGGTGCAGCGCATTCTGGATCGGGTCAACGCCCTGATCCTCTCCGAAGGTCAGGCCAAGGCCGGCGTGCTGGAGGCACTCGACCTTATCGAAGCGCGCGGCCTGAAAGTGGGTCTGGCCACCTCCTCCCCCTTTGCCATGGTGGAAGCGGTGCTCGGCAAGCTCGGCATTCGCGATCGCTTTATGGCGGTTCACTCCGCCGAGGTGGAGCGTTTCGGCAAACCGCACCCGGATGTCTATATCCACGCCGCCGAAAAGCTGGGGGTTGAGCCGGTGCACTGCCTTGCCATCGAAGACAGCTTCACCGGCCTGCTGGCGGCCAAGGCAGCCTCGATGAAGGCGCTGATCGTGCCGGATCCGGCTTTAGTGGGAGACCCGCGTCTGGCTATCGCCAACTACCAGCTAAGCTCGCTCGCAGAGCTGAATGCTGACACCCTGGCCAGCTGGGTCAAGTAA
- the purT gene encoding formate-dependent phosphoribosylglycinamide formyltransferase, whose translation MFGTATRPGATRALLLGSGELGKEVAIELQRFGIEVIAADRYANAPAMQVAHAARVLDMLDGAALRELVAEIKPDLIIPEIEAIATDTLAALEQEGVKVVPNARATQLTMNREGIRRLAAETLGLPTSPYRFAQSKEEFVAAVEAIGLPCVVKPVMSSSGKGQSVLRDLAKLDESWAYAQEGGRAGRGKVIVEGFVPFEYEITLLTVRAVDGIHFCEPIGHRQEDGDYRESWQPQVMSELALARSKEVAAKVVEALGGYGLFGVELFIKGDEVWFSEVSPRPHDTGMVTLISQDVSEFALHVRAILGLPVGTITQYGPSASAVVLREGHSQDIRYQGIGEALAKVPGAQLRLFGKPEIAGRRRLGVALARGEDCREAVEQAKAVAASVEVIF comes from the coding sequence ATGTTTGGAACCGCAACCCGCCCCGGCGCCACCCGCGCCCTGCTGCTGGGCTCCGGCGAACTCGGCAAGGAAGTGGCCATCGAGTTGCAGCGCTTCGGCATCGAAGTGATCGCCGCCGACCGCTATGCCAATGCCCCCGCCATGCAGGTGGCCCATGCCGCCCGGGTGCTGGATATGCTCGATGGCGCCGCCCTGCGCGAGCTGGTCGCCGAGATCAAACCCGACCTCATCATCCCCGAGATCGAGGCCATCGCCACCGATACGCTGGCAGCCCTTGAGCAGGAGGGGGTCAAGGTTGTGCCCAATGCCCGCGCCACCCAGCTCACCATGAACCGGGAAGGGATCCGCCGTCTCGCCGCAGAGACCCTGGGCCTGCCCACCTCCCCCTACCGCTTTGCCCAGAGCAAGGAGGAGTTTGTCGCCGCCGTCGAGGCTATCGGCCTGCCCTGCGTGGTGAAGCCGGTGATGAGCTCGTCCGGCAAGGGACAGAGCGTGCTGCGCGATCTCGCCAAGCTCGATGAGAGCTGGGCCTACGCCCAGGAGGGTGGCCGCGCCGGTCGTGGCAAGGTGATCGTCGAGGGCTTCGTTCCCTTCGAGTACGAGATCACCCTGCTCACAGTTCGCGCCGTCGATGGCATTCACTTCTGCGAGCCTATCGGCCACCGTCAGGAAGATGGCGACTACCGCGAATCCTGGCAGCCACAGGTGATGAGCGAACTGGCGCTGGCCCGCTCCAAAGAGGTAGCGGCCAAGGTGGTTGAGGCCCTCGGTGGTTACGGCCTGTTCGGGGTCGAGCTCTTCATCAAGGGCGACGAGGTGTGGTTCAGCGAAGTCTCGCCCCGCCCCCACGACACCGGCATGGTGACCCTGATCTCGCAAGATGTCTCCGAGTTCGCCCTGCATGTGCGCGCCATTCTGGGGCTGCCGGTCGGCACCATCACCCAGTACGGGCCGAGCGCCTCTGCCGTGGTGCTGCGCGAAGGGCACAGTCAGGATATCCGCTATCAGGGGATTGGCGAGGCGCTTGCCAAGGTGCCGGGTGCCCAGCTGCGACTGTTTGGCAAACCGGAGATCGCCGGTCGCCGCCGTCTCGGCGTGGCACTGGCCCGGGGTGAAGATTGCCGCGAGGCGGTCGAGCAGGCCAAAGCCGTTGCCGCAAGCGTCGAGGTCATTTTCTAG
- a CDS encoding DMT family transporter, with protein MAHSRSHSPFAGAVWMMVAGLCFAAVNSLSQYVSFKLGLPSTQVAFHQYLIALICLLPWLIRHGLRQSLMTNQLRLHLLRVALAVIGIQFWLWALAEPVPIWQGIALLMTSPLFATLGSALFLKEQVSRARIVATLSGFVGAMLILAPWNDDFSWASLLPVAAALFWAGYSLLVRYQAASESSHTIVVYLLIFSTPFNAMLALPEWQWPTESQWLLVAASGVLSALAQMSIARAYSVAEASFIQPFDFAKLPMNVLAGWLVFGWAPPGRLWLGAAIIIGAITLLTHLEQRARPSVS; from the coding sequence ATGGCCCACTCGCGCAGCCACTCCCCTTTCGCCGGTGCAGTCTGGATGATGGTGGCAGGCCTCTGTTTCGCCGCCGTCAACAGCCTGAGCCAGTATGTCAGCTTCAAGCTTGGCCTCCCCTCGACCCAGGTTGCCTTTCACCAATACCTGATCGCCCTGATCTGCCTGCTGCCCTGGCTGATCCGCCATGGTTTGCGCCAATCCCTGATGACCAACCAGCTGCGCCTGCATCTGCTGCGGGTCGCGCTGGCGGTGATCGGCATCCAGTTCTGGCTCTGGGCGCTGGCCGAACCCGTTCCCATCTGGCAGGGTATCGCCCTGCTGATGACGTCACCGCTGTTTGCCACGCTGGGATCCGCCCTCTTTCTCAAAGAGCAGGTGAGCCGCGCCCGCATCGTGGCCACTCTCTCCGGCTTTGTCGGCGCCATGCTGATCCTCGCCCCCTGGAATGATGATTTCAGCTGGGCCTCTCTGCTGCCGGTGGCGGCGGCGCTGTTCTGGGCTGGCTACTCCCTGCTGGTGCGCTATCAGGCGGCGAGCGAATCGTCCCACACCATCGTCGTCTACCTGCTTATTTTCAGTACCCCGTTCAACGCCATGCTGGCGCTGCCGGAGTGGCAGTGGCCAACGGAAAGCCAGTGGCTGCTGGTGGCCGCCTCCGGCGTGTTGTCGGCTCTGGCCCAGATGTCCATCGCCCGCGCCTACAGCGTGGCGGAGGCCTCCTTCATCCAGCCCTTTGATTTTGCCAAGCTGCCGATGAACGTACTGGCAGGCTGGCTGGTGTTTGGCTGGGCGCCGCCCGGCCGACTGTGGCTTGGCGCCGCCATCATCATTGGCGCCATCACGTTGCTGACCCATCTGGAGCAGCGCGCCCGACCATCCGTTTCCTGA
- a CDS encoding FMN-dependent NADH-azoreductase: MANILVLKSSILGQYSQSNALIDGFLADHQDDAVTVRDLAALNLPVLDGELASGLRGGDNLNERQLAVIAQSDELIAELKASDLVVIAAPMYNFNIPTQLKNWIDLVARAGVTFRYTETGPVGLVENTRALVISPRGGMHVGSATDLVTPYMRTVLGFIGIKEVDFIYAEGMGMGPDAQSKGIEAAKAQLETLAI, translated from the coding sequence ATGGCCAATATCCTCGTTCTCAAATCCAGCATCCTGGGTCAATATTCCCAATCCAACGCCCTGATCGACGGCTTCCTGGCTGACCATCAGGATGATGCCGTTACCGTGCGTGATCTGGCGGCCCTCAACCTGCCGGTGCTGGATGGCGAGCTGGCCTCCGGCCTGCGCGGTGGTGACAACCTCAATGAGCGTCAACTGGCGGTGATCGCCCAGTCCGACGAGCTGATCGCAGAGCTCAAGGCGAGCGATCTGGTGGTGATTGCCGCTCCCATGTACAACTTCAACATCCCGACCCAGCTGAAGAACTGGATCGATCTGGTTGCTCGTGCCGGCGTCACCTTCCGTTACACCGAAACCGGCCCGGTCGGTCTGGTGGAGAACACCCGCGCGCTGGTGATCAGCCCCCGCGGCGGCATGCACGTCGGCAGCGCCACCGATCTGGTGACCCCCTACATGCGCACCGTGCTGGGCTTCATCGGTATCAAGGAGGTGGATTTCATCTACGCCGAGGGGATGGGCATGGGCCCGGATGCCCAGAGCAAGGGGATTGAAGCCGCCAAGGCGCAGCTCGAGACGCTGGCTATCTAA